One genomic window of Pseudomonas chlororaphis subsp. piscium includes the following:
- a CDS encoding MFS transporter has translation MSEHAQSMDAAVAAPTSQESQKVIFASSLGTVFEWYDFFLYGALAAVISKQFFAGVNDTTAFIFALMAFAAGFVVRPFGALVFGRLGDMIGRKYTFLATIILMGLATFAVGLLPTYSSIGIAAPIILVALRMLQGLALGGEYGGAATYVAEHAPQGKRGFHTSWIQSTATLGLLLSLLVVLGCRYFTGDQFEVWGWRLPFLLSIVLLGISTWIRLSLHESPAFLKMKEEGKASKAPIRESFGKWENLKVVLIALFSINAGQAVTFYAAQFYVLFFLTQFLKMDPALANMLLIISVVIGAPFFIFFGWLSDKVGRKPVLMVGLLLATALYFPIFKSLAHYANPAIDQASRQAPISVLADPATCTFQFDPVGKARFDSPCDKVKTFLVKQGLPYTSVAAPAGSPVQVNVGEVQIDGFDEAALRGAVTLAGYPQSADTQNVNKTMVVVLIVALILIAAMCYGPLAALMVELFPTRIRYTSMSLPYHIGNGWFGGFLPTVSFALVVYTGDIFYGLWYPVVITGVSLLVGLICLRETRNVDIDNN, from the coding sequence ATGTCGGAACATGCTCAATCGATGGACGCGGCCGTCGCCGCGCCCACCAGCCAGGAAAGCCAGAAAGTCATCTTCGCCTCGTCCCTGGGGACGGTGTTCGAGTGGTATGACTTTTTCCTCTACGGCGCGCTCGCGGCGGTCATCAGCAAGCAGTTCTTCGCCGGGGTCAACGACACCACCGCCTTTATCTTCGCCCTGATGGCGTTCGCCGCCGGGTTCGTGGTGCGGCCGTTCGGCGCCCTGGTGTTCGGTCGCCTGGGGGACATGATCGGGCGCAAGTACACCTTCCTCGCCACCATCATTCTCATGGGCCTGGCGACCTTCGCCGTGGGCCTGCTACCGACCTATTCGAGCATCGGCATCGCCGCGCCGATCATCCTGGTCGCCCTGCGCATGCTCCAGGGCCTGGCCCTGGGCGGTGAATACGGCGGCGCCGCGACCTACGTCGCCGAGCACGCGCCCCAGGGCAAGCGCGGCTTCCACACCAGCTGGATCCAGTCCACCGCGACCCTCGGCCTGCTGCTGTCGCTGCTGGTGGTGCTGGGCTGCCGCTACTTCACCGGTGACCAGTTCGAAGTCTGGGGCTGGCGCCTGCCGTTCCTGCTGTCGATCGTGCTGCTGGGCATTTCCACCTGGATTCGCCTGAGCCTGCACGAGTCGCCGGCCTTCCTGAAAATGAAAGAAGAAGGCAAGGCCAGCAAGGCGCCGATTCGCGAATCCTTTGGTAAATGGGAAAACCTCAAGGTGGTGCTGATCGCCCTGTTCAGCATCAACGCCGGGCAAGCGGTGACCTTCTACGCCGCGCAGTTCTACGTGCTGTTCTTCCTCACCCAGTTCCTCAAGATGGACCCGGCCCTGGCCAACATGCTGCTGATCATCAGCGTGGTGATCGGCGCGCCGTTCTTCATCTTCTTCGGCTGGCTGTCGGACAAGGTCGGCCGTAAGCCGGTGCTGATGGTCGGCCTGTTGCTGGCCACCGCGCTGTACTTCCCGATCTTCAAGTCCCTGGCCCACTACGCCAACCCGGCCATCGACCAGGCCAGCCGCCAGGCGCCGATCAGCGTGCTGGCCGACCCCGCCACCTGCACCTTCCAGTTCGACCCGGTGGGCAAGGCGCGTTTCGACAGCCCGTGCGACAAGGTCAAGACCTTCCTGGTCAAGCAGGGCCTGCCCTACACCAGCGTCGCCGCGCCAGCCGGCAGCCCGGTGCAGGTCAATGTCGGCGAGGTGCAGATCGACGGTTTCGACGAAGCGGCCCTGCGCGGCGCCGTGACCCTGGCCGGCTACCCGCAATCGGCCGACACCCAGAACGTCAACAAAACCATGGTGGTGGTGCTGATCGTCGCCCTGATCCTGATCGCCGCCATGTGCTACGGCCCGCTGGCGGCGCTGATGGTCGAGCTGTTCCCGACCCGCATCCGCTACACCTCCATGTCCCTGCCCTACCACATCGGCAACGGCTGGTTCGGCGGCTTCCTGCCCACCGTGTCCTTTGCCCTGGTGGTGTACACCGGCGATATTTTCTACGGCCTGTGGTACCCGGTGGTGATCACCGGGGTCAGCCTGCTCGTCGGCCTGATCTGCCTGCGGGAAACCCGCAACGTCGATATCGACAACAATTGA
- a CDS encoding GMC family oxidoreductase: MLPAFDPYDYIVVGAGPAGCLLANRLSANPAHRVLLLEAGGRDNYPWIHIPVGYLFCIGNPRTDWCFKTEAEPGLQGRSLSYPRGKVLGGCSSINGMIYMRGQAGDYQRWAADGNPGWNWQDVLPLFRKSENHFAGDSQFHGAAGEWRVERQRLSWPILDAFRSAAEQSGIASVDDFNGGDNEGCGYFQVNQKAGVRWNAAKAFLKPIRQRPNLTVLTDVEVDRVLLENGRAAAVSARHQGQPQTFKARREIILSAGSIGSPSILQRSGIGPAALLQRLGIGVAHELPGVGGNLQDHLQLRLIYKLENARTLNQIAGSLWGKLGMGLRYLYDRSGPLSMAPSQLGAFARSGPEQTSANLEYHVQPLSLERFGEPLHAFPAFTASVCDLRPQSRGRVEIRSADPQAAPLIQPNYLSHPQDLRVAADAIRLTRRIVTAPALQAFKPSEYLPGAELRSEEQLHQAAARIGTTIFHPVGTCRMGQGADAVVDAELRVHGIPGLRIADASIMPYITSGNTCSPTLMIAEKAAELILATSTRSPAAEKQTVTPA; the protein is encoded by the coding sequence ATGCTGCCTGCCTTCGATCCATACGACTACATAGTGGTCGGCGCCGGCCCCGCCGGTTGCCTGCTGGCCAATCGGCTGTCCGCCAACCCGGCCCACCGCGTCCTGCTGCTGGAAGCCGGTGGCCGCGACAACTACCCCTGGATTCATATTCCCGTCGGCTACCTGTTCTGCATCGGCAACCCACGCACCGACTGGTGCTTCAAGACCGAAGCCGAACCCGGCCTGCAAGGCCGCAGCCTGAGCTACCCGCGCGGCAAGGTGCTGGGCGGCTGCTCGTCGATCAACGGCATGATCTACATGCGCGGCCAGGCCGGCGACTATCAGCGCTGGGCCGCCGACGGCAACCCCGGCTGGAACTGGCAGGACGTGCTGCCGCTGTTCCGCAAAAGCGAAAACCACTTTGCCGGCGACTCGCAGTTCCACGGCGCCGCCGGCGAATGGCGGGTCGAGCGCCAGCGCCTGTCATGGCCGATCCTCGATGCCTTCCGCAGCGCCGCCGAACAGAGCGGCATCGCCAGCGTCGACGACTTCAACGGCGGCGACAACGAAGGCTGCGGCTACTTCCAGGTCAACCAGAAAGCCGGGGTACGCTGGAACGCCGCCAAGGCCTTCCTCAAGCCGATCCGCCAGCGGCCCAACCTCACCGTGCTGACCGATGTCGAGGTCGATCGCGTGCTCCTGGAAAACGGCCGCGCGGCCGCGGTCAGCGCCCGGCACCAGGGCCAGCCGCAGACCTTCAAGGCCCGTCGCGAAATCATCCTAAGCGCCGGTTCCATCGGCTCGCCGAGCATCCTGCAACGTTCGGGAATCGGCCCCGCCGCCCTGCTGCAACGTTTAGGCATAGGCGTCGCCCACGAACTGCCGGGGGTCGGCGGCAACCTGCAGGACCACCTGCAACTGCGGCTGATCTACAAGCTGGAAAACGCCCGCACCCTGAACCAGATTGCTGGCAGCCTGTGGGGCAAGCTGGGTATGGGCCTGCGCTACCTGTACGACCGCAGCGGCCCGCTGTCCATGGCCCCGAGCCAGCTGGGAGCCTTTGCCCGCTCCGGGCCGGAACAGACTTCGGCCAATCTCGAATACCACGTGCAGCCACTGTCGCTGGAACGTTTCGGCGAACCGCTGCACGCCTTCCCGGCCTTTACCGCGTCGGTCTGCGACCTGCGCCCGCAAAGCCGGGGCCGGGTGGAAATCCGTTCCGCCGACCCGCAGGCGGCGCCGCTGATCCAGCCCAATTACCTGAGCCACCCGCAAGACCTGCGGGTCGCCGCCGACGCCATTCGCCTGACCCGGCGCATAGTCACAGCGCCGGCCCTGCAAGCCTTCAAGCCCAGCGAATACCTGCCGGGGGCCGAGTTGCGCAGTGAAGAACAACTGCACCAGGCCGCCGCGCGCATCGGCACCACCATCTTCCATCCGGTGGGCACCTGCCGCATGGGCCAGGGCGCGGATGCGGTGGTCGATGCCGAGTTGCGGGTGCATGGCATCCCCGGCCTGCGCATCGCCGATGCCTCGATCATGCCGTACATCACCTCCGGCAATACCTGTTCGCCGACGCTGATGATCGCCGAGAAAGCCGCCGAGCTGATTCTCGCCACCTCGACCAGGAGCCCTGCCGCCGAAAAACAAACCGTTACCCCCGCCTGA
- a CDS encoding LysR family transcriptional regulator, giving the protein MFDWNDLRFFLELQRSGRLLTAAQRLKTTHATVARHIEAIEKSLGTALFVQHAQGYELTPAGEALLKHAEAMENVALLAQEEITQSTAPLGKIRVGVTEGLGIMFLASRLRGLFERYPGLEVELVAVPRFVSILNREAEISIHLERPNADMLVTRKLTDYRLALYASQAYLDRAPPLRSREDLGRHAWIDYVDDLLFSQELKFLNSFCRNPQVVFHSTSVLAQQQAARSGLGIAVLPCYMAAGDPQLVPLLPGESIQRAYWISTRRDLHKSVRLRVVWDYLVELCAAEQGLLLAETRFL; this is encoded by the coding sequence ATGTTCGACTGGAACGACCTGCGGTTTTTTCTCGAGCTGCAACGCAGCGGCCGCCTGCTGACCGCGGCCCAGCGGCTGAAGACCACCCACGCCACGGTGGCCCGGCATATCGAGGCGATCGAGAAAAGCCTCGGCACCGCGCTGTTCGTCCAGCACGCCCAGGGCTATGAACTGACGCCGGCCGGGGAGGCCTTGCTCAAGCACGCCGAGGCCATGGAGAACGTGGCCTTGCTGGCCCAGGAGGAAATCACCCAGTCCACCGCGCCCCTGGGCAAGATCCGGGTGGGTGTCACCGAGGGCCTGGGCATCATGTTTCTCGCCAGCCGCCTGCGCGGCCTGTTCGAGCGCTACCCGGGGCTGGAGGTGGAACTGGTGGCGGTACCGCGTTTTGTCAGCATCCTCAACCGCGAGGCGGAGATCAGCATCCACCTGGAGCGGCCCAACGCCGACATGCTGGTGACCCGCAAGCTCACCGACTACCGCCTGGCCCTGTACGCCAGCCAGGCGTACCTGGATCGCGCGCCACCGCTGCGCAGCCGCGAGGACCTGGGGCGACATGCCTGGATCGACTATGTCGACGACCTGCTGTTCAGCCAGGAACTGAAGTTCCTCAACAGTTTCTGCCGCAACCCCCAGGTGGTGTTCCACAGCACCAGTGTGCTCGCCCAGCAACAGGCCGCGCGTTCCGGCCTGGGGATCGCCGTGCTGCCGTGCTACATGGCCGCCGGCGATCCGCAGCTGGTGCCCTTGCTGCCCGGCGAGAGCATCCAGCGCGCCTACTGGATCAGCACCCGGCGCGACCTGCACAAGTCGGTGCGCCTGCGGGTGGTGTGGGATTACCTGGTCGAGCTATGCGCGGCCGAGCAGGGCTTGCTGCTGGCCGAGACTCGCTTTTTGTAG
- a CDS encoding DUF3857 domain-containing transglutaminase family protein — protein sequence MYRFPLYRPLICAGLGLLSWQALAAYQPQSEAALAADAEMECQFNADHSSDCTTTQHYTILTPAGREMLSRVDFSYAETDGFELRKAEFTQPGGKPIALAPAQIDTRTAPNPEQGFLREKQTSLAFPNLRVGTRLSYTVQQHYAAKPLLGQFHSVLQFGPKPVRQDSFKITYRATRPIIWRSEQMDDYRFTASSDRKKLTIEQKAPVFLNYINEPSIGFIQRVPRVELGSSTEVQDYFGPLAQRYQQILTTPLPPASAKAVAGLRDLPPAAKVAGLMQHINDNYRYLGDWRATERGYVPFELEQIEQRGYGDCKDLAVLLAAMLKVSGIKAETAWVSRENVVAPLLIPGTHAPNHAIVRAEVDGKVWWLDPTNPVFDPGRSMPDIQERWAFVSDANGQVREDYIPLEAPDTSIVLDKQEHFDRTGQARVNARIEFSHMELMRLMVSDNQSGIASNDQSLCERFTRELRDCQIDREPTAFVAPKTYRVKASLTDLKPLENISGSYFYKSPALEGDWDFLVNYRRNGQLADLYIGDANTLRYTITLSGAQLDKDVKACNVRSPWFDMDLRSERVKGEYRYHYRLSQKKRWLSHEDIISAPFEAMVSQAKDCSEQARQLVQLKGAAKKA from the coding sequence ATGTACCGTTTTCCGCTTTACCGTCCCCTGATCTGCGCCGGTCTCGGACTGCTCTCCTGGCAAGCTCTGGCTGCCTATCAACCGCAATCGGAAGCCGCCCTGGCCGCCGACGCCGAGATGGAATGCCAGTTCAACGCCGACCACAGCAGCGACTGCACCACCACCCAGCACTACACCATCCTCACCCCGGCGGGTCGGGAAATGCTTTCGCGCGTCGACTTCAGCTATGCCGAGACCGATGGCTTCGAACTGCGCAAGGCCGAATTCACCCAGCCGGGCGGCAAGCCCATCGCGCTGGCGCCGGCGCAGATCGATACGCGCACCGCGCCCAATCCGGAACAGGGTTTCCTGCGCGAGAAGCAGACGTCCCTGGCCTTCCCCAACCTGCGGGTCGGCACCCGGCTCAGCTACACCGTGCAGCAGCACTACGCGGCCAAACCGCTGCTGGGGCAGTTCCACTCGGTGCTGCAGTTCGGCCCCAAGCCGGTGCGCCAGGACAGCTTCAAGATCACCTACCGTGCCACGCGCCCGATCATCTGGCGCAGCGAGCAGATGGACGACTACCGCTTTACGGCCTCCAGCGACCGGAAAAAGCTCACCATCGAGCAGAAGGCCCCGGTCTTCCTCAACTACATCAATGAACCCTCGATCGGCTTTATCCAGCGGGTGCCGCGGGTCGAGCTGGGCAGCAGCACCGAGGTGCAGGACTATTTCGGCCCACTGGCCCAGCGTTACCAGCAGATACTCACCACGCCCCTGCCACCGGCCAGCGCCAAGGCCGTGGCCGGCCTGCGCGACCTGCCGCCCGCCGCGAAAGTCGCCGGGCTGATGCAGCACATCAACGACAACTACCGCTACTTGGGCGACTGGCGTGCCACCGAACGGGGTTACGTGCCCTTCGAGCTGGAGCAGATCGAACAGCGCGGCTATGGCGACTGCAAGGACCTGGCGGTACTCCTGGCGGCCATGCTCAAGGTCAGCGGGATCAAGGCCGAGACGGCCTGGGTCAGCCGCGAGAACGTCGTCGCGCCGCTGTTGATCCCCGGCACCCACGCACCGAACCACGCCATAGTGCGGGCCGAGGTCGATGGCAAAGTGTGGTGGCTGGACCCGACCAACCCGGTATTCGACCCGGGCCGCAGCATGCCGGACATCCAGGAACGCTGGGCCTTTGTCAGCGACGCCAACGGCCAGGTGCGCGAGGACTACATTCCCCTGGAAGCGCCGGACACCAGCATCGTGCTGGACAAGCAGGAGCACTTCGACCGCACCGGCCAGGCCCGGGTCAACGCGCGTATCGAATTCAGCCATATGGAGCTGATGCGGCTGATGGTGTCCGACAACCAGAGCGGCATCGCCAGCAACGACCAGAGCCTGTGCGAGCGTTTCACCCGGGAACTGCGCGACTGCCAGATCGACCGCGAGCCGACCGCCTTCGTCGCGCCCAAGACCTACCGGGTCAAAGCCTCCCTGACCGACCTCAAGCCACTGGAAAACATCTCCGGCAGCTACTTCTACAAGAGCCCGGCCCTGGAGGGCGACTGGGACTTCCTGGTCAACTACCGCCGCAACGGCCAGTTGGCGGACCTGTACATCGGCGACGCCAATACCCTGCGCTACACCATCACCCTCTCCGGCGCCCAGCTGGACAAGGACGTCAAGGCCTGCAACGTGCGCTCGCCCTGGTTCGACATGGACCTGCGCAGCGAACGGGTCAAGGGCGAGTACCGCTATCACTACCGCCTGAGCCAGAAAAAACGCTGGCTGAGCCATGAGGACATCATCAGCGCGCCGTTCGAGGCCATGGTCAGCCAAGCCAAGGACTGCTCCGAGCAAGCGCGACAGCTGGTCCAGCTCAAGGGCGCAGCGAAAAAGGCCTGA